The DNA segment CGCGAACTGGCACGCCAATCTACCTGACGCTGACTGTCACCCCGGCGGTACTCGCGCAGCTGGCGAAAGTCCATGCCTTCTCCGCGACGCTGTTGCTGGTGCAGGCCCAGCCTGCGCAGGGTCTGTTCGGTGGAGAGCGCCTGCAGTGAGGAGATGCCGAGGAAATTGGGGTAGACCTTTACCGATTGCTCCTGTCCCAGCCAGGCGCGGGTTTGCCACAGGCCCCAGGGGGAGTCGGCGAGGATCTCTATTCGACCGAAATTGGCACTGCCGCGGCGGTGCGGCACCAGGGTGTATTCAATAGAGACTTCCTGCCCCGGCTGCAACTGTGCCCGGCATGGTAGCCAGGTGCTTGCCAGTTGCTGCGGCACACTGTCGCAGACGGAGAGCTGCAGCAAGCGCGGACCACTGTTGCGCAGAGTTAAGCGGGTACAGTTGCGCACGCCAAGCGCCAGATTGCCCGGCAAGCGGCGTTCGCCCGCAAGGTCGGTAATACGGCGACCGGTCAGGAAATCCAGCAGGGCCGCGCCGATCAGCAGAATCCCGCCTGTCCACCAGGCTGCCTCGAGCAGCCCTGTGGCTGCGGGCAACCAGATGCGCGCGCTGCTGATTGCCAGGGCTGCCAGGCACCAGTAACCGAGCAGTTTTACCAGGCGTTGGCTGGGTCCTGGGCGGCCGTTCTGGATCGGAGTGGCTTGCATCTCTGTGGCGGCAGCGCTTTGGGTCACAGTCGCGGTGCCTCAACACTGTCGAGAATCTGTGTCAGGGCGCTGTCTGCGGTTTCTCCGTCGATCTCCATATCCGGGGACAGGCTCACGCGGTGGCGCATTACCGGAATCGCCATGGCTTTGATATCGTCGGGCAGAACGAAGGCCCGGTCCTGCAACAGGGCGCTGGCACGGGCCGCCTGCAGCAGGCCGATACTGGCGCGCGGGCCCGCCGGGCTGCGCAGTTGGGTGGCCTCGCGGGTGGCTCGAACCAACCGCACGGCGTAGTCCAGCACCTGCTGGTCCAGGGCGACCTGGGGTATCAGCGCCTGTAGTTGCTGCAGCTGCTCGATGGTGATTTCGCCAGCCGGTTTTGCCTGCAGGTGCTGTTCGATGCGGCCGCTGCTGGCGGCGGCAGCCAGTTGCCGCTCCGCTTCCAGGCTGGGGTAGTCGATCAGGACCTTGAGCAGGAAGCGGTCGAGTTCCGCCTCCGGCAGCGGGTAGGTGCCTTCCTGTTCAATAGGGTTCTGGGTGGCGAGCACCATAAAGGGATTGGGTACTGAGAGTGCCTCGCCGTCAATAGTGACCTGCTTTTCCTGCATCACTTCCAGCAGCGCCGCCTGGGTTTTGGCCGGGGCGCGGTTGATTTCGTCTGCCAGCAGCAGGTTGGTGAAGACCGGGCCGCGGCGTACCTCGAAACGGCTCTCGCCCATGTTGTACATGGCGTGACCGGTAACATCCGCCGGCATCAGGTCCGGGGTGAACTGGATGCGGCGAAAGCTGCCACCAAAACAATTGGCCAGGGTGCGCACCAACAGGGTTTTGCCGAGGCCGGGCACACCCTCCAGGAGCACGTGGCCCGAGGCCAGCAGGGCTACCAGAACCTGGTCGACAACTTGTTCCTGGCCAATCAGCAGGCGGTTGATATTGTTGCGCAGCAACTGCAATTGGGCACAGGCGGCCTGCCAGTCCGGCGTGTTGTGGTGGGTTTGCTGTTCTGGTTGAAGGATGGTATCGCTCATAGGACTGCCTCGATTCGCTGCAGGGTGCGCATGTGTTCAGTAAAGGATTCTTCGCTGGCCGCCGGTATTCCCCACAGGCTGGCGATGATGTCGTGTTCGCTGAGACCTGTTGCGGCACTCAGCCTCTCAGCCAGCTTGTGCCGGGATCCGGGGTCGGCGTCAGTGGCGCTGAGTCGGCGCAACAGTTCGGCGCGCTGGCCGCGCAGTAGCTGTTCGCAGTGGTCCTGTTGCCAGTAGTAGTGGCCACAGGCGGAGATATGCTCCAGCAGGGAGCGGCGCTTGGCTTCCGGGGCCGGTTGCAGGGGACCGAATCGGCGCGCGCGCAGCAACAACCAGCCGAGCAGGGCCAGAGCACCGGCAAAGAAGCCCTCTGCGGCGTATTTGCGCGCCAGGTAACTGAGCGATTCGAAACGCGGCCGGGTCAGGAAGACAAACTCGCCGTTACCGGCCAGCAGTTGCAGGAAATAGGCATGATCGAAGTGTC comes from the Microbulbifer sp. MI-G genome and includes:
- a CDS encoding DUF58 domain-containing protein: MTQSAAATEMQATPIQNGRPGPSQRLVKLLGYWCLAALAISSARIWLPAATGLLEAAWWTGGILLIGAALLDFLTGRRITDLAGERRLPGNLALGVRNCTRLTLRNSGPRLLQLSVCDSVPQQLASTWLPCRAQLQPGQEVSIEYTLVPHRRGSANFGRIEILADSPWGLWQTRAWLGQEQSVKVYPNFLGISSLQALSTEQTLRRLGLHQQQRRGEGMDFRQLREYRRGDSQRQVDWRASSRLRKLISREYQDERDQEILYMLDCGRRMRAKDGKLSHFDHALNGLLLSAYVAIKQGDAVGLQAFAAGHDSSGGQLPPVKGESAINLLLNNVYDLHSGTGSADYSGAAQQLLSQHKRRSLVILITNLRDEDSEELLAAVGLLTRSHLVMVASLRETAVDHLVQQRIGDFAGAVDYAAARDFLHRRTRLLQQLQAHNVLVVDSRPESLHQALIEAYWCLKRSGRL
- a CDS encoding AAA family ATPase, producing the protein MSDTILQPEQQTHHNTPDWQAACAQLQLLRNNINRLLIGQEQVVDQVLVALLASGHVLLEGVPGLGKTLLVRTLANCFGGSFRRIQFTPDLMPADVTGHAMYNMGESRFEVRRGPVFTNLLLADEINRAPAKTQAALLEVMQEKQVTIDGEALSVPNPFMVLATQNPIEQEGTYPLPEAELDRFLLKVLIDYPSLEAERQLAAAASSGRIEQHLQAKPAGEITIEQLQQLQALIPQVALDQQVLDYAVRLVRATREATQLRSPAGPRASIGLLQAARASALLQDRAFVLPDDIKAMAIPVMRHRVSLSPDMEIDGETADSALTQILDSVEAPRL